CGGAGTACTTCCATGGCGACGCCACCAAGGAGGAGCCTCACCCTCTGAGGATATTCGTGGTGGTGGATGAATTCCTCCTGATACTGGACCGTGTTTGCAGGGACGTCGGCAGGACGCCGGAGAGGGTGATGATGGGCTCCGGTAAGTCGTTCCGCGTCCCTGCAGGTACCTCATTGCCGCCTCATCGGAATGAGAACCGGCGAGTTCTTAGCTCCTCCGATGAGGACAGCTCGTCATCTTAGGAGCAAACATTTTTGGTGCATAGGTTAGCTGATAAGATTTGAGAGTAGTGATTCTTCCGGAGCTGAACATTGTGGTGTATAGACTGTAATCACCGTCAGAAATAAGGGAGTCGTCACTGTCTGTCACTGTTAAAAGTAGATGTTTACCAAAGCTAAAGAAAGGTAGCTGTACAAACTACAAAGGCATTCAGTATTATGGTAGTATGTTCTTACCATTCAGCTCAAATAGCATCTGTTTGAGAATTATCATATTAagagaaaatatatttgttgGAAGTGTAACTTCAGTTTTCTTTTCAATATAGTCATGTTACCGCTGAACAAATCTATGCAACCTTTGAACAAGTCATGAACAGATTTCGTGGTCGAAAGTGACAATTCAATTATCAGCTCGGTAGCGTCATTTTAGAGAAACTAGCTGTTGCGCGGCCActacccaaacaaaatcatatattttttagtatgattttacttaaaatttattaaatagctatctcattgtcttaagactttaaaagaccaaaccttatcatcctcgcgtttctaattatatagtttttaaaagtcacaccatttgctaccccttatgtcatctcattctttatttgcttgctcgatctaccactatttctattcattcttcttggaacctttaaaaattggattttatagtttttagagtttattgtcatgttgggtttcgtttttataatttctatatGTCCCATCAAATGTTGCCATTATAttcctctacggcccgtccactgtttcttctctttgttgttattgagattttaaaaatcgaacataattatcgtttgggttcatttttactttctagaagtcccgccaaatcatcagcggctttgccattgtactcctctacggcttgcccgctgcctcccctctttattgtcattgagattttaaaattgaacatgattatcattgggtttttttttacttttttggaagttccaaacctttaaaaattggacttgtagttttttttataatttttagaagttccatcaaacgatgccactatgcccctctacagcccgtccatcgcctactctttattgtcattgtgattctaaaaatcaaacataactatcgttggaatttattttttattttctagaagtcccgtcaatcGTCGGCGGCTCtacaactatactcttatacaccccgcccgctgcttctcctttttattgtcattgagattttaaaaatcgaatatgattatcaatagggtttattttttttactttctagaagtcccaacAACTGCTTTacttgtttgcttcatggcatgCCTGGCgcccctccttttaatcgtcattaggattctatttggtgttttattaataatttttatatgtcgtatcaaccgccaccactctactcctttataggtatattacttaatttatctcgtcatgtgttttatatggttttttctttcaatagtctttatttttatcacaaattttagttatttataaattgtattcctaattgaaatcttatttttcttttttctaatttcagaatttattttttaaaaaattagttaataccgtattgtgttcttttaatgtttttattttttattttcaatttcagttgtttcaaaattgtattcctacttgaactctcttttaatttttctaattttggatattattttattttttattcaaaattttaattaatttcatattgggttcttatatggattcttctttcaatattgcttatttttaattccgaatttcagctaattttaaattgtattcctacttaaactcttcttttattttattttgctaattttggatttatttttatttttattctgaattttaattaatcttgtattgggttcttatatgggctcttcttttaatattctttatttttaattccgaatttcagctatttttaaattgtattcctacttggactctcctttccttttctaattttagattttattttatttttatttcaaattttgattaatctcgtattgggttcttatatggaaacttctttcaatattgcttatttttaattccgaatttcagttatttttaggttgtattcctacttggactctccttttcttttctaattttggattttattttatttttatttcgaattttgattaatcctATATTGGGTTATTATatagaaacttctttcaatattgcttatttttaattccgaattttagctatttttagattgtattcctacttggactttccttttattttttttctttttctccgattaatgtgggaatttctagcctccataGCGAATGTGGTGCCTCCTTTtcgagctgtcttaataatataatagattttcagTCAGTTAGTGCTATTTGGAGAAATTTTCAGTTGAAagaaggattggggtgcgtttGGTTCTTTGCCAAACCTAACCAGGTAACCAAAATTTAAGCATTGCTATTTTTTTCGGTTTGGTTGATTTTATTGAGTTACATTTACCGATCACTACAATCCAAAAGATTaaggaattaaatttgaaaatatactattcatttaattttttctcAGTAATATTCGGGATGTAAAATTTTTTAGGGAAATATACCGTCGGTCTCGCTCAACCGTTAAGCGAAAGTGACGTGGGAATGACGTCGCAGGCGGTATCGCTTAGGGAAAGCGCACTTTCGCGTAACGGTTGTGCGAGACCGACGGTATATTTCTGTAAAAAAATTTGTATCCCGAATAttcgtgagaaaaaaaatcgaatgaccaatatattttcaaatttaatgcaaagattaaGTTGATGAGAAACGACGAGCAATTTATTTTATATCCTAACACTAACACACGTGAGGCAAACAATTTATTTTGTACTCAGTTACTTTCCCAAAACTTTGGCAATAGCCAACTCTTgccattgccaaaaaaaattggcTAAGACTACAAACGACACCAAACCAACAGGCTGTTGGAGATGTTTGGACTTGACCTGAACCGTCCACATCTTATGGGCCTCTATATTTGGGCCTTACATTTTCCCAACCAAAATAACAATACGAATCTTGATGGGAAGTTTAGACGGCTGAGATTTCGCGGTAACCGCCATTCAAACCCGCCACCGAGTTCCCCGCCCCAAACTCCGCCCCGCTCTCTCCGAACCATCAAACAATCTCGCaccactttctctctctctctctctctctctctctcgtcgcgTGTCGTGTCGTCCGGAAATGCCGCCGgtgtcgtcgtcgacgtcgaggccggcgtcgctgccgtcgtcgccgcacaGGCCGGCGCTCCGGCCGGGCAGCCTGCAGCGGCTGCTCCGGCCGCCGGACccctccgacgacgacggcgccgcccccACGGCGCCCCGctcctcccgcggcggcggccgcgtcctgCTCCAGGTCACCAACATCACCCCCGCGCTCTCCGGCGCCAACCCTTTCTCCGGCCACCACGGCTTCTACCTCCGCCTCTCCGACTCCGCGCGCTCCTGCTACGTCTCCCTCCACGCCGACCACGACGACCTCATCCTCACCAACGGCCTCCACATCGGCCAGGTCATCGAGGTCGAGCACCTGGTGCCGTCCGTCCCGGCGCCCGTGCTCCGCCATTTCCGCGTCCTCCCCGGCCGCTACCCCTGCATCCAGCAGGAacccgccgacgacgccgccgccggcggcgccgcggcggagatCAAGGAGGTCGTGTCCGAGCGCccgcgccgctcgtcgccgacgCCCCCCATCCCGGGCGAGAGGAGGGCGcggcaggcgggcggcggcggctccccctcTTCGATCAGCTACCGCCACAGGTCACGGTCGATATCGAACTTGTcggaggcgggcgcggcggcgaggaggagcggcgccgccgtcctggGGAAGCTGAGGAAGGTCAGCGTCACGTCCATCGACGGCACcagcaccgacgacgacgacgaggagtccGACGTGTCGTCGCTGTCCTCGGCGAGGAGGAACTGGGATTTCACCGGAGGCGTCAAGGACAGGAGGCCCGTCGCTCCACGGAGACGCGGGAACAGCGTAAATCCATTTCTTTGAATCTCCCAAAATTTCGCGCCAAATAACACACAAATTGCAACAAATCAAAGCTGATTCGGTCAATTTTTGGTCTATCATTTAGGTTTCTCCAAGTAAATCCGGCCCAAACTCTACTATCACGCAGAATGATGATCCGATGGAGTCGGTGAGGAGGAAAGCCGAGAAGGCATTCAACGTGCTCTCCAAGAGGGCGTCTGCTAAGATGACCAGAGAAAGCTCTAATTGCACGGTGGCGACGCCGCAGAGCGCTGCGGCGTCGAGCAGCATCAAGTGGTGTGAGAGCAATGTGATGTGGAGCACACTTTCATCAAGCTTGCTGAAGCATGGAAAGGTATACTGGTATATCTCCCTAGTTGATtctactgcatttttttttgcttggttCTGTTCTTTCAACAAGTTAATTCTGGTGATTATTGTTTGCCCCCAATTGCAGGAAGCAGTGAAGCAGAGAGATATGGCACTGCAGGCTGTGCTTGATGGATTGCTAGAGGCATCTACCACTGAGAAATTGATAAAATGCCTGAGGTGAGTGATGTTTAGAGCTTATGTAGAATTGGCGAGAATGATTGGGTGAAAATTTTACATGAGGATTGAGAAATTTGGGAATAATACAGTCTGTTAGAACAGTAAATTTGATTGATATCTGATTTCACTTAATTATAGAATTGTATGATCAAGTTTCTATACTTGTAAATAACATTGCACCATGTAATTGATAGTtcatttccccctctttttgCAGTACTTACTCTGAACTACAATCTGACAAGGAAGAAAACCCAAAGGAGCTCATCGACAGGTTCTTGAAATTCTCTCAGGAACTGGATCATGCTATCTTCATCGCCCAATCACAGACCAAAATTAGGCATGTAAAAGCATGTGGTTCCAATTCAACATCCTCAGCTTCAACCAAAGCTGCTTTGAAGGCTGCATTGGATAGGAAGCAGTCTGCCATCTTATGGATCAGAGAAGCCATTGAAGCAGACCTCTCACCTTTTTCTAGCCATACAAGACCCACTGAATCACCAAAGCTATCACTGGCAGAGTCAAAGCCTATGACCCCATTGTTCTGTTGTTCCAAGCCAAAGTGCAACTGCAGCAAAAGGTCCTCAAGGAAAGCATCTGATGGTTCCTCTCAAGGAAGTAACATGAGTGCTGCCATGGACCTGGCTGTAGCACTGAGATCAGAGTGCAACTGTTGGTTCCTCAAGTACATCGACAAGTTCTTGGACGATATCGAAAGCGAGACCATGTATGCACCATGTGATTCCCAAGTTGCAGGCCTTCTGCAGCAGCTTAAAAGGGTGGATGACTGGCTCAACCGTGTCGCGCTACATGAGAGGATGCTTTCGGTTGACCGAACAAACAAGGATATCATGTTTTCTGAAGAAGAGGAGAGCGATGCGTGCGAGAGGGTACGGAGAAAGATTTATGGAGCCCTTTTAAGGCATGTTCAATATGCTGCAATGGCGCTAGAAGGTCTAAATGGTGTAATTGATGAAGAGAAGGACGAGAGAAAATAACAGTAACTGTGCAAAGAGCTTTATCAATATATAGAATGAACAAATAAATTTTGTGTAGCTGCAGATAATATAAGTTTACCATCGTCAGAATTCTAGCTGGTAGAAGCATGTTAGGCATAACTTCCAAATGCTGTCTGATAAATGTTGGATGCTCTGATGGTATTGTTGCAACTATTGCTAATCTTGTCTGTGATGAGACATGGCATCCAAAAACTAACAATTGCCTCAAGTGCGACTTTAAGGCCATGAAAGATCTGAATAGTACTATTGGTGAACCTAAGTAGGACATTGAAACAAAGCTGAGGATATCTGGTGCAATTTACACTCTGATCAATTACTTGCTACACTTGTCATTACATACTTGCATACATGCTCATGACTGCATCTCACATTTCATTACATGTTCTTCGGTACATTTCAATTTGTGTTGATGTACTGGTGATGTCAATTGTCAAGTGTACTGCCTTTTTCAAagttagggcccctttgaatcaaaagaattatgaaggaattttataggattgaaatcctataggaaattttcctatgtagccctttgattcaaaggattgaagttttccaaatcctacaaatttcctatggaatggcttaTAGTATATAggttttggaggaaacttagcaagaggtccaacctcttggaaaaaatcctttaagtctatctctctcatccgattcctgtgtttttcctgtggtccaatcaaacgatcattcctatgtttttcctgtgttttgcaatcctctgttttacgcTTACATTCCTGTCataatcctatgtttttcctattcctccgtctTTTGCAGGGATGAAGCAAAGGGTTTACCCCTGTGTGTCTCTGGGTTAGTATGTGTACAACaaattttgaattattttttagaaattagCCTACCTAGTACCTCTCTTTTGATAGGATTAAGCTTGTATTATTCCTGTCAATGTATAtttctctctcaaaaaaatAAACAAGGTATAGGATTAGTGTTACAAATGCCAACACTGTGACATGAAAAATACTCATCTCAAATGGAAGTCAATCATATCACTTGATCTTTGATCATTAACATGATCATGATTACTTCTTCTTATGGCTTTATGGTAAATGCCAAGTAGTAGGAAGAAAAATGAATAAAGTTACATTACATGTATGATATTTGGGACTATATGGGCCAGAATCAATTAATCTCTATGCAATTCAATGTTAGCTCTGTATATCCGAGGCGATATTATTTTTGCAGAGAAGAGATGTTCAGATCAATATTGCTGATGTTGACTCCATTGTAAGCGATTGGTGCATACATCCACGTGTCATCAGAGCTTAGCAACTGCACATGATAGTTTGCAGCAAAGTTAGGAAGGTATTTCACTTactgtttatagaaaaataatttggtTATTAACAATCCTTGGCTAGATGACAATGATATGTAATGTACCCACCTTAATCTGAAGTTGCAAAAATTTGACATACTGCACTGCTTCCTCCAGCATTGTACTGATGTCAACCTGTCAGATCATACTTATCAAGTTACACCCAAATTTCTTTGTACCAATTATCATGCTCAAATGTATGAGGCAAAAACTTAGTTATTGCCTGTAGTTAAGTTTCATATTGAGCTTACCTTTGTTCCATTGGGAACCAAGTTCTGCAGGATCCTCAATCTTTCATtgatcctctctctcctcttctgtAGAACGGACAAATTTAACCTCATCAGAATTCCTTGAATCactttgtcattttttttacacattttattttatttgtacttACCCTTGCATAGAGACTCTGGGGATCGGTTGCCGCCCCACGGTTGGCCCTAGTACCCATCTTCTTCGAGCTCGGCTTCGCGTTGCCCTCCAGGTTTCCTTCCTCTGAGGTGCAACTGCTAGAACTTTGCGTATCAATGTAGGTGTTGCCGCCTTCGTCGCTGCCAATAGGATCTTTTTTGCCAGCCTTCTTGCTCTTCTTTGATGCCTGTATCAGTTCATCAATCCAATTAGGCATGGAAAATAAAACAGCATGGTAACTGAAGTAGATCACTGTTCTATTAAGTTATTTGCAGGGGCATACCGTCATGGCAGCACTAGACTTCCTCTTGGTAGCCACTGGTGTAACAACCTTTGTAGCTTCTTCCACTCTTGCTGATGGATGGTTGCCATGTGGAGGGCTGATCAGATCCTCAGTAAGGTAGGGGATGGCGCAATGCGCGTCGAGATCGGCGATCGGGAACGGATCCATGACCGGGAACTCAAAGCTTCCATAGCTATGAGCTGGATCAGGGAAGCTGGTGACGCTAGAGCTATGGCCATGCTGAGGCCAGCATTGTGGAGGCACATCGTAGTTGAGACAACCAGAAGAAGAATTGGAGTCGGTGTCAAGGCCAGGCAAGAACATCGCTGCCATTGCCTCCATGGACTCATCCATTTGCTCGTAGGTGAAGCAGTGATCACCATGAGCTCCAAGAAACTGCGCCATCGCGTCGGCCTCGATCAACGGCACCGCTGATGTGTATGATCTCTCCATTTCAGCAAGGTGAAAAGGCCTCAAGGCAAAGAAAAGCACTAGCTTAATTAGAGAGATGCTGCCGCTATAGTCAGCTGCAATGGCTGAGTTGCTTCTGCCATGCGTGTGATGAGAGGGTATTTGTAGGGTGGGTGCAGCTGGGTGGCCACCATTGCTGACCACGAGGATGGAGACGCCACACAAAAACAATTAATCATCACCAATTGTTTCTTGTTCTTGGCAAAGAAATGTTATCTCCAATCCTCAGAGGTCAACCCCGTGGGGACGGTGCTATGTTTGATGGCGGCCGGATTCTTGATCTTGATATCGACAGTCCATAAACAAAACCAGCATGCGCAATTATGTCGCGGAGGTACGGCGAGTATTATTTATCTTCCAGGCAAGATTGGTATGATGGGGATTGTTTAGCCTTGAACCAAGAGATGCATTGGCCTCTGGCCATTTGCGCAATTACTACTCTCCCTTGTAGAACGTGGGAAGTGGTGGTGAGTTGAAGCGAGAGGCGGATGCAACGCAAGCAAATTAAAGATTATTGGGATTAAGCTCTTGTGTGGCTTGCTCAGTATCTAAAAAAGAGTTCTTGTGGATGCTGCATTATTGTGGTGAATGATCAGTAGATACACCAGTTCATGCCGTTGTGATCTCGTGCTTGCAATGGGAGCTGCAGAAACTACATATGTTGCCATTTCCTGCAACTTGGATAGCTGTCAGATCCTCAAGATGGGGGGAAGAACAGATTCCATTGCACGGAGCTGATGTTGCAACAAAAGTTCTTTTGTGCTCATTTGATCTTGCATAACCCATGTGGGTTCAATTATAACTTCAAGGTGTAATGTG
The window above is part of the Oryza sativa Japonica Group chromosome 7, ASM3414082v1 genome. Proteins encoded here:
- the LOC4343761 gene encoding uncharacterized protein, encoding MPPVSSSTSRPASLPSSPHRPALRPGSLQRLLRPPDPSDDDGAAPTAPRSSRGGGRVLLQVTNITPALSGANPFSGHHGFYLRLSDSARSCYVSLHADHDDLILTNGLHIGQVIEVEHLVPSVPAPVLRHFRVLPGRYPCIQQEPADDAAAGGAAAEIKEVVSERPRRSSPTPPIPGERRARQAGGGGSPSSISYRHRSRSISNLSEAGAAARRSGAAVLGKLRKVSVTSIDGTSTDDDDEESDVSSLSSARRNWDFTGGVKDRRPVAPRRRGNSVSPSKSGPNSTITQNDDPMESVRRKAEKAFNVLSKRASAKMTRESSNCTVATPQSAAASSSIKWCESNVMWSTLSSSLLKHGKEAVKQRDMALQAVLDGLLEASTTEKLIKCLSTYSELQSDKEENPKELIDRFLKFSQELDHAIFIAQSQTKIRHVKACGSNSTSSASTKAALKAALDRKQSAILWIREAIEADLSPFSSHTRPTESPKLSLAESKPMTPLFCCSKPKCNCSKRSSRKASDGSSQGSNMSAAMDLAVALRSECNCWFLKYIDKFLDDIESETMYAPCDSQVAGLLQQLKRVDDWLNRVALHERMLSVDRTNKDIMFSEEEESDACERVRRKIYGALLRHVQYAAMALEGLNGVIDEEKDERK
- the LOC107275987 gene encoding transcription factor RSL3; this translates as MERSYTSAVPLIEADAMAQFLGAHGDHCFTYEQMDESMEAMAAMFLPGLDTDSNSSSGCLNYDVPPQCWPQHGHSSSVTSFPDPAHSYGSFEFPVMDPFPIADLDAHCAIPYLTEDLISPPHGNHPSARVEEATKVVTPVATKRKSSAAMTASKKSKKAGKKDPIGSDEGGNTYIDTQSSSSCTSEEGNLEGNAKPSSKKMGTRANRGAATDPQSLYARKRRERINERLRILQNLVPNGTKVDISTMLEEAVQYVKFLQLQIKLLSSDDTWMYAPIAYNGVNISNIDLNISSLQK